From one Streptomyces sp. ICC1 genomic stretch:
- a CDS encoding SAM-dependent methyltransferase: MERPAWAPPGIDISVPSVSRIYDYYLGGSHNFEVDRQAARRAMEFMPGLPKIMQANRAFMRRAVRYAVGAGVTQFLDIGSGIPTFGNVHEIAQAASPEARVVYVDHDPVAVAHSQAVLGNTERTGVVAADLRKPQEILTAPEVGRVLDLSRPVALMLVAVLHFLEEADDPYAAVAELREALAPGSLLIVTHASYQGIPLSEEVASGTVGVYRDIRNPLVMRDAEQIGRFFEGFDLLEPGLVAMPNWRPDGPDGPDGDTTDEDPYAFSGFAGVGRKA, from the coding sequence ATGGAGCGCCCCGCCTGGGCCCCGCCAGGCATCGACATATCGGTGCCGAGTGTGTCCCGCATCTACGATTACTACCTGGGCGGCTCCCACAATTTCGAGGTCGACAGGCAGGCAGCCCGTCGAGCCATGGAATTCATGCCGGGCCTGCCCAAGATCATGCAGGCCAACCGGGCATTCATGCGCCGCGCCGTCCGCTACGCCGTCGGCGCCGGCGTCACGCAGTTCCTCGACATCGGCTCCGGCATCCCGACCTTCGGCAACGTCCACGAGATCGCGCAGGCCGCCAGCCCCGAGGCGCGCGTGGTCTACGTCGACCACGACCCGGTGGCCGTTGCCCACAGCCAGGCCGTCCTCGGCAACACCGAGCGGACCGGCGTCGTCGCCGCCGACCTGCGCAAGCCGCAGGAGATCCTGACCGCCCCCGAGGTCGGCCGGGTGCTCGACCTGAGCCGCCCCGTGGCCCTGATGCTCGTCGCCGTCCTGCACTTCCTGGAGGAGGCGGACGATCCCTACGCCGCCGTCGCCGAGCTGCGCGAGGCGCTGGCCCCCGGCAGCCTCCTGATCGTCACGCACGCCTCGTACCAGGGGATCCCGCTCTCGGAGGAGGTCGCGAGCGGAACCGTCGGCGTCTACCGCGACATCCGCAACCCGCTCGTCATGCGCGACGCGGAGCAGATCGGGCGCTTCTTCGAGGGCTTCGACCTGCTCGAACCCGGTCTGGTGGCCATGCCGAACTGGCGGCCCGACGGGCCCGACGGACCCGACGGCGACACCACGGACGAAGACCCCTACGCCTTCTCGGGCTTCGCCGGCGTGGGACGCAAGGCGTGA
- a CDS encoding EAL domain-containing protein gives MRLPAQQTAGDPSAPQGALEDRIGRFATIWGRAIFPVTATSLTRVEFERHLVPLTRTLVEALRARPFDAAVGQRVGTELVAVHCTDPEALAGTLGVVESYLVLYCGPVGPDADGSGGAEEYRSRCARLQHGIAAGFARALRERTLKEQEAIARSALTARIDAQQALHASEARFRAVFEGAAIGIGIADLEGNVLEVNDALLQMFGGMDGHVRGRNVSEWGHPDDTPHVWRMYGELVRGERESYRVEKPYYRHDGTVLWTNLTVSLLRDAEGVPQYQLALMEDTTERRLLNLRLRYEATHDALTGLPNRTLFFERLEKALSGAGGTRFGLCYLDLDGFKAVNDSLGHSAGDRLLVEVADRLQSCATGPGEVVARLGGDEFVALTTGPDTEEKATELAVRILSALSVPIRLEGRELTVRGSIGIVEGAARERTPAEVLRSADITMYRAKAAGGNRFEFADAEADARAITRHGLTNALPAALERGEFFIEYQPLVHMHDGSVHGAEALVRWSHPQHGVLGPDRFIPLAERTGLIVPLGRWVLEESVRQARTWQHQRGGATLRINVNLSPTQLHHPGLVADTIRVLESSGLAPGTLCLEVTESALIGADDELLEPLRRLAALGVDIALDDFGTGYSNLANLRRLPVSVLKLDRSFTKGMQQEPANPVDVKIVEGIVALAHSLELAVTVEGVETGAQAAQLRALGCDTAQGWYYARPGAPDRIHTLSLSDAVPTAS, from the coding sequence GTGAGACTGCCGGCACAGCAGACGGCGGGCGACCCGAGTGCGCCGCAGGGCGCCCTGGAGGACCGCATCGGCCGGTTCGCGACCATCTGGGGACGGGCGATCTTCCCCGTCACGGCGACCTCGCTCACCCGTGTCGAGTTCGAACGGCACCTCGTGCCGCTCACCCGCACCCTCGTCGAGGCCCTGCGCGCGCGCCCCTTCGACGCCGCCGTCGGCCAGCGGGTCGGTACGGAGCTCGTCGCCGTCCACTGCACGGATCCGGAGGCCCTCGCCGGCACCCTCGGCGTGGTCGAGTCCTACCTGGTGCTGTACTGCGGGCCGGTCGGGCCCGACGCCGACGGAAGCGGGGGCGCCGAGGAGTACCGGTCGCGCTGCGCCCGCCTCCAGCACGGCATCGCGGCCGGGTTCGCCCGCGCACTGCGCGAGCGCACCCTCAAGGAGCAGGAGGCCATCGCCCGCTCCGCGCTGACCGCCCGCATCGACGCCCAGCAGGCACTGCACGCCAGCGAGGCCCGCTTCCGGGCCGTCTTCGAGGGCGCGGCCATCGGGATCGGCATCGCCGACCTGGAGGGCAACGTCCTGGAGGTCAACGACGCGCTGCTGCAGATGTTCGGCGGCATGGACGGGCACGTCCGCGGCCGCAACGTCAGCGAATGGGGCCACCCCGACGACACCCCGCACGTATGGCGGATGTACGGCGAACTCGTGCGCGGCGAACGAGAGAGCTACCGCGTCGAGAAGCCCTACTACCGGCACGACGGGACGGTCCTGTGGACCAACCTGACGGTCTCGCTGCTGCGCGACGCCGAGGGCGTCCCGCAGTACCAGCTGGCCCTGATGGAGGACACCACCGAGCGCCGGCTGCTCAACCTGCGCCTGCGCTACGAGGCCACCCACGACGCCCTGACCGGCCTGCCCAACCGGACGCTGTTCTTCGAGCGGCTGGAGAAGGCGCTCAGCGGGGCCGGCGGCACCCGGTTCGGCCTGTGCTACCTCGACCTCGACGGCTTCAAGGCGGTCAACGACAGCCTCGGCCACTCGGCGGGAGACCGGCTGCTGGTGGAGGTCGCCGACCGGCTGCAGAGCTGCGCGACCGGCCCCGGCGAGGTCGTCGCCCGGCTCGGCGGAGACGAGTTCGTGGCGCTGACCACCGGGCCCGACACCGAGGAGAAGGCCACCGAGCTCGCGGTCCGGATCCTCTCCGCCCTCTCGGTCCCGATCCGGCTGGAGGGCCGGGAGCTGACCGTCCGGGGCAGCATCGGCATCGTCGAGGGAGCGGCGCGCGAGCGCACCCCCGCCGAGGTGCTGCGCAGCGCCGACATCACCATGTACCGGGCCAAGGCGGCCGGCGGCAACCGCTTCGAGTTCGCGGACGCCGAGGCCGACGCGCGCGCCATCACCCGGCACGGGCTGACCAACGCCCTGCCCGCGGCGCTGGAACGCGGCGAGTTCTTCATCGAGTACCAGCCGCTGGTGCACATGCACGACGGCAGCGTGCACGGCGCGGAGGCGCTGGTGCGCTGGTCGCATCCGCAGCACGGGGTCCTCGGCCCGGACCGCTTCATCCCCCTCGCCGAACGCACCGGGCTGATCGTGCCGCTCGGGCGCTGGGTGCTGGAGGAGTCCGTGCGCCAGGCCCGCACCTGGCAGCACCAGCGCGGCGGCGCCACCCTGCGGATCAACGTCAACCTGTCGCCGACCCAGCTGCACCACCCGGGCCTGGTCGCCGACACGATCCGGGTCCTGGAGTCCTCGGGCCTGGCCCCGGGCACGCTGTGCCTCGAAGTCACCGAATCGGCCCTGATCGGCGCCGACGACGAGCTCCTCGAACCGCTGCGCCGGCTCGCCGCCCTGGGCGTGGACATCGCCCTGGACGACTTCGGCACGGGGTACTCGAACCTTGCCAATCTGCGCCGGCTGCCCGTCAGCGTCCTGAAGCTGGACCGTTCCTTCACCAAGGGGATGCAGCAGGAGCCGGCCAATCCGGTCGACGTCAAGATCGTGGAGGGCATCGTCGCCCTGGCCCACAGCCTCGAACTCGCCGTCACGGTCGAGGGAGTGGAAACCGGCGCCCAGGCCGCCCAGCTCCGGGCGCTGGGCTGCGACACGGCCCAGGGCTGGTACTACGCCCGCCCCGGAGCCCCCGACCGCATCCACACCCTGTCCCTCTCCGACGCGGTGCCGACGGCCTCCTGA
- a CDS encoding LysR substrate-binding domain-containing protein, whose protein sequence is MQFQQLVYFVAVAETRHFTRAAEREHVAQPSLSQQIKALERELGAELFSRARGNIALTDAGETLLPLARRILADADTARLEVQELAQLRRGRIRLGATPSVCTGLLPDVLRAFHSAHPGIELLIEESGSLDLVRELARGALDLALIALPLPPSAPALTTVELLTEDLVVVSSAALPAPAGGGALTVRALRDEPMVMFRHGYDLRDLTVAACRAEGFEPVFTVEGGEMDAVLGFVRAGLGIAVVPAMVVDHAGPGLRATALAGSPLRRTIALAHRTDVAPPRAARELKRMLLS, encoded by the coding sequence ATGCAGTTCCAGCAGCTCGTGTACTTCGTCGCCGTCGCCGAGACCCGCCACTTCACCCGCGCGGCCGAGCGCGAGCACGTGGCCCAGCCCTCCTTGTCCCAGCAGATCAAAGCCCTGGAGCGGGAGCTGGGCGCCGAGCTGTTCAGCCGGGCGCGCGGGAACATCGCGCTCACCGACGCGGGCGAGACCCTGCTGCCGCTGGCCCGCCGGATCCTCGCGGACGCCGACACCGCGCGGCTCGAGGTGCAGGAGCTGGCGCAGCTGCGGCGCGGCCGGATCCGGCTGGGGGCCACTCCGAGCGTGTGCACGGGCCTGCTGCCGGACGTGCTGCGGGCCTTCCACTCCGCGCATCCCGGGATCGAGCTGCTGATCGAGGAGAGCGGCTCGCTCGACCTCGTGCGGGAGCTCGCGCGCGGGGCCCTGGACCTCGCGCTGATCGCCCTGCCGCTGCCGCCCTCGGCTCCGGCGCTGACCACGGTGGAGCTGCTGACGGAGGACCTGGTGGTGGTCTCCTCCGCGGCCCTCCCGGCACCGGCGGGCGGCGGCGCGCTCACCGTACGGGCGCTGCGCGACGAGCCGATGGTGATGTTCCGGCACGGCTACGACCTGCGGGACCTGACGGTGGCGGCGTGCCGGGCGGAGGGCTTCGAGCCGGTGTTCACGGTGGAGGGCGGCGAGATGGACGCCGTGCTGGGGTTCGTCCGCGCGGGGCTCGGCATCGCGGTGGTCCCGGCGATGGTGGTCGACCACGCGGGCCCGGGCCTGCGCGCCACCGCCCTGGCCGGCTCCCCGCTGCGCCGCACGATCGCCCTGGCCCACCGCACGGACGTGGCGCCCCCGCGCGCGGCCCGCGAACTCAAGCGCATGCTGCTGAGCTGA
- a CDS encoding succinate dehydrogenase, protein MALATRTGRRPSTTRTLWDSSVGKKSVMAVSGLIMLGYLVAHMLGNLKIFFGAEEFNGYAHWLRTLGAPVLHHEWALWIVRAALVAAVVAHAVCACQLSRRDIKARPVKYAHKRRRASYATRTMRWGGVILALFIVWHLLDLTTLTVNERAWAGHPYENVLATFSTWYGNTIYLVAMAALGLHVRHGFWSAAQTLGAGNARRERTLKFLANALALVLFAGFVSVPVAVMTGVVS, encoded by the coding sequence ATGGCTCTGGCAACGCGGACGGGTCGACGGCCGTCCACCACGCGCACGCTCTGGGACTCCTCCGTCGGCAAGAAGTCCGTCATGGCCGTCTCCGGCCTGATCATGCTCGGCTACCTCGTCGCGCACATGCTCGGCAACCTCAAGATCTTCTTCGGGGCGGAGGAGTTCAACGGCTACGCGCACTGGCTGCGCACCCTCGGCGCCCCCGTCCTGCACCACGAGTGGGCCCTGTGGATCGTCCGCGCGGCCCTGGTCGCCGCCGTCGTCGCGCACGCGGTCTGCGCCTGCCAGCTCAGCCGCCGCGACATCAAGGCGCGCCCGGTGAAGTACGCCCACAAGCGCCGCCGGGCGAGCTACGCCACCCGCACCATGCGGTGGGGCGGTGTCATCCTCGCCCTCTTCATCGTCTGGCACCTGCTCGACCTCACCACGCTCACCGTCAACGAGCGCGCCTGGGCGGGGCATCCGTACGAGAACGTCCTGGCCACCTTCTCCACCTGGTACGGCAACACCATCTACCTCGTGGCGATGGCGGCCCTCGGCCTGCACGTGCGCCACGGCTTCTGGAGCGCCGCCCAGACCCTGGGCGCGGGCAACGCCCGGCGCGAGCGGACCCTGAAGTTCCTCGCCAACGCCCTCGCCCTCGTCCTCTTCGCGGGCTTCGTGTCCGTACCCGTCGCCGTCATGACCGGAGTGGTGAGCTGA
- a CDS encoding fumarate reductase/succinate dehydrogenase flavoprotein subunit, which translates to MSASTSTSQSSHSPHQSHTEYADYTTGEPLTDTKAPEGPIAERWDRRRFEAKLVNPANRRGHTVIVVGTGLAGGAAGATLAEQGYHVVQFCFSDSPRRAHSIAAQGGINAAKNYRNDGDSVHRLFYDTVKGGDFRARESNVHRLAQISVEIIDQCVAQGVPFAREYGGLLDTRSFGGVQVSRTFYARGQTGQQLLLGAYQALSRQIAAGNVEMHARTEMLDLITVDGVARGIVARDLVTGKIDTYYADAVVLASGGYGNVFYLSTNAMNSNATAVWRAHRRGAYFANPCFTQIHPTCIPRTGDHQSKLTLMSESLRNDGRIWVPKAKGDTRPAADIPEAERDYYLERIYPSFGNLVPRDIASRAAKNVCDEGRGVGPGGEGVYLDFADAVRRMGKEKVAEKYGNLFDMYERITAENPYEVPMRIYPAVHYTMGGLWVDYDLQTTVPGLFAIGEANFSDHGANRLGASALMQGLGDGYFVLPSTINDYLARHPHREAVDDTHPEAAAAVRETRDCLAGLLAVDGDRTPDSFHREIGELMWEYCGMARTEEGLRKALARIPEIREEFWRRIKVPGSGEEFNQSLEKANRVVDYLELAELMCLDALHRAESCGGHFREESQTPDGEAARRDEEFGYAAAWQYTGTGIAPVLHKEDLVFEYVHPTQRSYA; encoded by the coding sequence ATGAGCGCAAGCACGAGCACTTCCCAAAGTTCCCACAGCCCCCATCAGTCCCACACCGAGTACGCCGACTACACCACCGGCGAACCGCTCACCGACACCAAGGCCCCCGAAGGCCCCATCGCCGAGCGCTGGGACCGCCGCCGATTCGAGGCCAAGCTCGTCAACCCGGCCAACCGGCGCGGACACACCGTCATCGTCGTCGGCACCGGACTGGCCGGCGGCGCGGCCGGTGCCACCCTCGCCGAACAGGGCTACCACGTCGTCCAGTTCTGCTTCTCCGACTCACCGAGGCGCGCCCACTCCATCGCCGCCCAGGGCGGCATCAACGCCGCCAAGAACTACCGCAACGACGGCGACTCCGTACACCGCCTCTTCTACGACACCGTCAAGGGCGGCGACTTCCGCGCCCGCGAGTCCAACGTCCACCGCCTCGCCCAGATCTCCGTCGAGATCATCGACCAGTGCGTGGCCCAGGGCGTCCCCTTCGCCCGCGAGTACGGCGGCCTCCTCGACACCCGCTCCTTCGGCGGCGTCCAGGTCTCCCGCACCTTCTACGCCCGCGGCCAGACCGGACAGCAGTTGCTGCTCGGGGCCTACCAGGCCCTCTCGCGCCAGATCGCCGCCGGCAACGTCGAGATGCACGCCCGCACCGAGATGCTCGACCTGATCACCGTCGACGGCGTGGCCCGCGGAATCGTCGCCCGCGACCTGGTCACCGGCAAGATCGACACGTACTACGCGGACGCGGTCGTCCTCGCGAGCGGCGGCTACGGCAACGTCTTCTACCTCTCCACCAACGCCATGAACTCCAACGCGACCGCCGTCTGGCGGGCGCACCGGCGCGGCGCGTACTTCGCCAACCCCTGCTTCACCCAGATCCACCCCACCTGCATCCCGCGCACCGGCGACCACCAGTCCAAACTCACGCTGATGAGCGAGTCGCTGCGCAACGACGGCCGCATCTGGGTCCCCAAGGCCAAGGGCGACACCCGCCCCGCCGCCGACATCCCCGAGGCGGAGCGCGACTACTACCTGGAGCGGATCTACCCCTCCTTCGGCAACCTCGTGCCCCGGGACATCGCCTCCCGCGCCGCGAAGAACGTCTGCGACGAGGGCCGCGGCGTCGGCCCCGGCGGCGAGGGCGTCTACCTCGACTTCGCCGACGCCGTCCGCCGCATGGGCAAGGAGAAGGTCGCCGAGAAGTACGGCAACCTCTTCGACATGTACGAGCGGATCACCGCGGAGAACCCGTACGAGGTCCCCATGCGGATCTACCCCGCCGTGCACTACACGATGGGCGGACTGTGGGTCGACTACGACCTCCAGACCACCGTCCCGGGCCTGTTCGCGATCGGCGAGGCCAACTTCTCCGACCACGGCGCCAACCGCCTCGGCGCCTCCGCCCTGATGCAGGGCCTCGGCGACGGCTACTTCGTGCTCCCCTCCACCATCAACGACTACCTGGCCCGCCACCCGCACCGGGAAGCGGTCGACGACACCCACCCCGAGGCCGCGGCCGCCGTCCGCGAGACCCGCGACTGCCTGGCCGGACTGCTCGCCGTCGACGGGGACCGCACCCCCGACTCCTTCCACCGCGAGATCGGCGAACTGATGTGGGAGTACTGCGGAATGGCCCGCACCGAGGAGGGGCTGCGCAAGGCCCTCGCCCGGATCCCGGAGATCCGCGAGGAGTTCTGGCGCCGGATCAAGGTGCCCGGCAGCGGCGAGGAGTTCAACCAGTCGCTGGAGAAGGCCAACCGCGTCGTCGACTACCTGGAGCTCGCCGAGCTGATGTGCCTCGACGCCCTCCACCGCGCCGAGTCCTGCGGCGGCCACTTCCGCGAGGAGTCCCAGACCCCGGACGGCGAAGCCGCCCGCCGCGACGAGGAGTTCGGGTACGCGGCCGCCTGGCAGTACACCGGAACCGGCATCGCCCCCGTCCTGCACAAGGAAGACCTCGTCTTCGAGTACGTCCACCCCACCCAGCGGAGCTACGCATGA
- a CDS encoding succinate dehydrogenase/fumarate reductase iron-sulfur subunit: MKLTLRVWRQRHAGAPGAMASYEVDGISTDMSFLEMLDTLNEDLILRGEDPVAFDHDCREGICGACSLVINGDAHGPERTTTCQLHMRSFADGDTIDVEPWRASAFPVVKDLVVDRGAFDRIIQAGGYITAPTGAAPEAHATAVPKPVADLAFEHAECIGCGACVAACPNGSAMLFTSAKVNHLNVLPQGSPERETRVLDMVATMDAEGFGGCTLAGECATACPKGIPLPSIAAMNKEWLKAVRHGPR, from the coding sequence ATGAAGCTCACCCTGCGCGTCTGGCGCCAGCGGCACGCCGGCGCCCCCGGCGCCATGGCCTCCTACGAGGTCGACGGCATCTCCACGGACATGTCGTTCCTCGAGATGCTCGACACCCTCAACGAGGACCTGATCCTGCGCGGCGAGGACCCGGTCGCCTTCGACCACGACTGCCGCGAGGGCATCTGCGGCGCGTGCAGCCTCGTCATCAACGGCGACGCCCACGGGCCGGAGCGCACCACCACCTGCCAGCTCCACATGCGCTCCTTCGCCGACGGGGACACCATCGACGTCGAACCGTGGCGGGCCTCCGCCTTCCCCGTCGTCAAGGACCTCGTGGTCGACCGGGGCGCCTTCGACCGGATCATCCAGGCCGGCGGCTACATCACCGCGCCGACCGGCGCGGCCCCCGAGGCGCACGCCACCGCCGTGCCCAAGCCGGTCGCCGACCTCGCCTTCGAACACGCCGAGTGCATCGGCTGCGGGGCGTGTGTGGCGGCCTGCCCCAACGGCTCCGCGATGCTCTTCACCTCCGCCAAGGTCAACCACCTGAACGTGCTGCCGCAGGGCTCGCCGGAGCGCGAGACCCGCGTCCTGGACATGGTGGCCACCATGGACGCGGAAGGCTTCGGCGGCTGCACACTGGCCGGCGAATGCGCGACCGCCTGCCCCAAGGGCATCCCGTTGCCGTCGATCGCGGCCATGAACAAGGAGTGGCTCAAAGCGGTGCGCCACGGGCCGCGCTGA
- a CDS encoding pentapeptide repeat-containing protein: MRAECADCFALCCVALPFAKSTDFAVNKPAGTPCKNLRQDFRCGIHTRLRDSGFPGCTVFDCFGAGQQVSQVTFEGRDWRAHPGTAGAMFEVFPLMRQLHELLFYLSEALALTEALPLPAARPVHTDLRTALATTARWTEAAPRALADFDINPLRQEVNTLLLKTSELVRAKVAGRKKNHRGADLMGARLSGADLRGANLRGAYLIAADLSGADLRTADLIGADLRDTDLRDADLREALFLTQAQLGAARGNPATRLPDSLTHPAHWLP; this comes from the coding sequence CTGCGGGCGGAGTGCGCCGACTGCTTCGCCCTGTGCTGCGTCGCCCTGCCCTTCGCCAAGTCCACCGACTTCGCCGTGAACAAGCCCGCCGGCACCCCCTGCAAGAACCTCCGGCAGGACTTCCGCTGCGGCATCCACACCCGGCTGCGCGACTCCGGCTTCCCGGGCTGCACCGTCTTCGACTGCTTCGGCGCGGGCCAGCAGGTCTCACAGGTCACCTTCGAAGGCCGCGACTGGCGCGCCCACCCCGGCACGGCCGGCGCGATGTTCGAGGTCTTCCCGTTGATGCGGCAGCTGCACGAGCTCCTCTTCTACCTCTCCGAGGCCCTCGCCCTCACCGAGGCCCTGCCCCTCCCGGCGGCCCGCCCGGTCCACACGGACCTGCGCACCGCGCTGGCCACCACCGCCCGATGGACCGAAGCGGCCCCGCGGGCCCTCGCGGACTTCGACATCAACCCCCTGCGCCAGGAGGTCAACACCCTCCTGCTGAAGACCAGCGAACTCGTACGGGCCAAGGTGGCGGGCCGCAAGAAGAACCACCGCGGCGCCGACCTGATGGGCGCCCGCCTCTCCGGCGCGGACCTGCGCGGCGCCAACCTGCGCGGCGCCTACCTCATCGCCGCCGACCTCAGCGGCGCGGACCTGCGCACGGCCGACCTGATCGGCGCGGACCTCCGCGACACCGACCTGCGGGACGCCGACCTGCGCGAGGCCCTCTTCCTCACCCAGGCCCAACTGGGCGCGGCCCGGGGCAACCCCGCGACCCGCCTCCCGGACTCCCTCACGCACCCCGCGCACTGGCTCCCGTAA
- a CDS encoding SCO6880 family protein: MTTQSHQLHPVAPRRTYLIGRARPNAIVGKNRETGEIALIIAGAFLGMMSGLLVPSLTLRIVSLAGFPMLALTAVYVPYRGRTFYRWFEINRSFKRTLRRGTTFRSGAMEAGIRAADGREVEVGPPPGIGRINWLAAPFGPDEIAVLLHADRRTVTAAIEIEGPGVGLRDSEDQEALVDRFGTLLKHVANGDGFVTRLQMLVRTLPADPEAHDKDVAARGNTNAPVWLRDSYDQLQSMVSTSSEQHRAYLVACIHFTRELAAEAHTIARAGTPHKGRKLDRDAGLAIVMARELTDICARLAEADIRVRQPLGQGRLASLVHSMYDPDHPIDHIQAMTKRNAWPAELDAVEPTYLQAKTRESSTRAPWCHATAWVKEWPMTPVGVNFLAPLLVHTPDVIRTVAVTMDLEPTEIAIERMLTEKTNDEADASRAAKMNRTVDPRDIAAHGRLDQRGEDLASGAAGVNLVGYITVSSRSPEALARDKRTIRASAGKSYLKLEWCDREHHRAFVNTLPFATGIRR; this comes from the coding sequence GTGACGACCCAGTCCCACCAGCTCCACCCGGTCGCGCCCCGCCGCACGTATCTCATCGGCCGGGCCCGGCCGAACGCGATCGTCGGCAAGAACCGCGAGACCGGCGAGATCGCCCTGATCATCGCCGGCGCGTTCCTCGGCATGATGAGCGGACTGCTCGTCCCCTCCCTCACCCTGCGCATCGTCTCCCTCGCCGGCTTCCCCATGCTCGCCCTCACCGCCGTCTACGTCCCCTACCGCGGCCGCACCTTCTACCGCTGGTTCGAGATCAACCGCAGCTTCAAGCGCACCCTGCGCCGCGGCACGACGTTCCGCTCGGGTGCCATGGAAGCCGGCATCCGCGCCGCCGACGGCCGCGAGGTCGAGGTCGGCCCGCCCCCCGGCATCGGCCGCATCAACTGGCTCGCCGCACCCTTCGGCCCCGACGAGATCGCCGTCCTGCTCCACGCCGACCGCAGAACCGTCACCGCCGCCATCGAGATCGAGGGCCCCGGCGTCGGCCTGCGCGACAGCGAGGACCAGGAAGCCCTCGTGGACCGCTTCGGCACGCTCCTCAAGCACGTGGCCAACGGCGACGGCTTCGTCACCCGCCTCCAGATGCTCGTACGCACCCTGCCCGCCGACCCGGAGGCCCACGACAAGGACGTCGCCGCCCGCGGCAACACCAACGCCCCCGTCTGGCTGCGCGATTCGTACGACCAGCTCCAGTCGATGGTGTCCACCTCCTCCGAGCAGCACCGCGCGTACCTCGTCGCCTGCATCCACTTCACGCGCGAACTCGCCGCCGAGGCCCACACGATCGCCCGCGCCGGCACCCCCCACAAGGGCCGCAAGCTCGACCGCGACGCCGGCCTCGCCATCGTCATGGCCCGCGAGCTCACCGACATCTGCGCCCGCCTCGCCGAAGCCGACATCCGCGTCCGCCAGCCGCTGGGCCAGGGCCGCCTCGCCTCCCTCGTGCACTCCATGTACGACCCCGACCACCCCATCGACCACATCCAGGCCATGACCAAGCGCAACGCCTGGCCCGCCGAACTGGACGCCGTCGAACCGACCTACCTCCAGGCCAAGACCCGCGAGTCCTCCACCCGCGCCCCCTGGTGCCACGCCACCGCCTGGGTGAAGGAATGGCCGATGACCCCGGTCGGCGTGAACTTCCTCGCCCCGCTCCTCGTCCACACCCCCGACGTGATCCGCACGGTCGCCGTCACCATGGACCTCGAGCCCACCGAGATCGCCATCGAGCGGATGCTCACGGAGAAGACCAACGACGAGGCCGACGCCAGCCGCGCCGCGAAGATGAACCGCACCGTCGACCCCCGCGACATCGCCGCCCACGGCCGGCTCGACCAGCGGGGCGAAGACCTCGCGAGCGGCGCGGCGGGAGTCAACCTGGTCGGCTACATCACGGTCTCCTCCCGCTCCCCCGAAGCCCTCGCCCGCGACAAGCGCACCATCCGTGCCTCGGCGGGCAAGTCGTACCTGAAGCTCGAATGGTGTGACCGCGAGCACCACCGCGCCTTCGTCAACACCTTGCCGTTCGCCACCGGCATCCGACGCTAG